In Thiovibrio frasassiensis, one DNA window encodes the following:
- a CDS encoding acetyl-CoA carboxylase biotin carboxylase subunit, with product MKKKILIANRGEIALRIIRAVQELGHIAVAIYETPDKDALHIRTADEAIWIGDGPRCDYLNIEKVIGVAKKSGADAIHPGYGFLAENPDFAKACEHNGIIFIGPPSDVIQALGDKVTARRIMLDAGIPMVPGTDNLSAGDAGLREAIDFADKYGYPVMLKATAGGGGRGIRRVENEKQLRAELPMARAEAKSAFNNDAVFLEKAVINPKHVEVQIIADKDGNTVHLGSRDCSIQRRNQKLVEIAPSLIQDKALVDKICETAVTAAKASHYVNAGTVEFLVDRDWKFYFMEINTRVQVEHTVTEMVTGIDIVRTQIKLALGKNLSFTQDDVHIRGFAVEMRINAEDPQNNFMPEGGKTVSVYRSPGGYGVRLDGFVYQGFTIPKVYDSLLVKMTVFGFSWSETVDRLLRCLNNFVITGPKTTIPYYVNLVQDPDFKKGDFDTSFIETHSHLINYEDQVSEGNKLAHLIAEIHYKGENPYAV from the coding sequence TTGAAGAAGAAGATCTTGATAGCCAACCGAGGTGAAATTGCCCTGCGGATCATTCGGGCGGTGCAAGAGCTTGGGCATATTGCCGTGGCTATTTATGAAACGCCGGACAAGGATGCGCTGCACATCCGTACGGCGGATGAGGCCATCTGGATTGGCGATGGTCCCCGTTGTGATTACCTGAACATCGAAAAGGTCATCGGGGTCGCCAAAAAATCTGGGGCTGATGCCATTCATCCGGGGTACGGATTTTTGGCGGAAAACCCTGATTTTGCCAAGGCTTGTGAGCACAACGGGATTATTTTCATCGGCCCGCCCTCCGATGTTATCCAGGCCTTGGGCGATAAGGTGACGGCCCGGCGGATCATGCTGGATGCCGGGATCCCCATGGTGCCCGGCACGGACAATCTGTCCGCCGGTGATGCCGGTCTCCGGGAAGCCATCGATTTTGCCGATAAATACGGCTATCCGGTTATGCTGAAAGCCACCGCCGGTGGGGGTGGGCGCGGCATCCGGCGGGTGGAAAACGAAAAGCAGTTGCGGGCCGAACTCCCCATGGCCAGAGCGGAGGCAAAGTCTGCCTTTAACAATGACGCGGTCTTTCTTGAAAAAGCAGTGATCAATCCCAAGCATGTCGAGGTCCAGATCATTGCCGACAAGGACGGCAATACCGTGCATCTGGGCTCCCGGGATTGCTCGATCCAGCGGCGGAACCAGAAGCTGGTGGAGATCGCCCCCTCGCTGATCCAGGATAAGGCTCTGGTTGACAAGATTTGCGAAACCGCGGTGACGGCGGCCAAGGCCTCGCATTATGTGAACGCGGGTACCGTGGAGTTCCTTGTTGACCGGGATTGGAAGTTTTATTTCATGGAGATCAATACCCGGGTGCAGGTGGAGCACACGGTTACCGAAATGGTCACCGGCATCGACATCGTCCGGACCCAGATCAAGCTGGCCCTGGGCAAGAACCTTTCCTTTACCCAGGATGACGTACATATCCGTGGGTTTGCCGTGGAGATGCGGATCAACGCCGAGGACCCGCAGAACAACTTCATGCCGGAGGGCGGCAAGACCGTTTCCGTCTATCGTTCACCGGGCGGCTACGGCGTGCGGTTGGATGGGTTCGTCTACCAGGGCTTCACCATCCCCAAGGTCTATGATTCGCTCCTGGTCAAGATGACCGTGTTCGGTTTTTCCTGGAGTGAAACCGTGGACAGGCTGCTTCGCTGCCTGAACAACTTTGTGATCACCGGCCCGAAAACCACGATTCCCTATTATGTGAATCTGGTGCAGGACCCGGATTTCAAGAAGGGCGATTTCGACACCTCCTTTATTGAAACCCATTCGCACCTGATCAACTATGAGGACCAAGTCAGCGAAGGCAACAAGCTGGCCCATCTCATCGCCGAGATTCATTACAAAGGGGAAAACCCCTACGCCGTCTAA